The genomic window AGGGCCTGATAAGCTCGCTCGTCAAAGAGGCTCCTCGGGAAAGAAGACAACGGAGCAGCCGCGCGCGTCATCGTAATTTTGCGTGGCATTGAAGACCGTCAACATCGACCCGGAGACCCATCCACGCTGACTCTCTCCTGGGTTCCTCTCGAGCAGAGGAAAAAGACGAGTGTAGCGGAGATTCTCAAGGATCGCTatgccgcaccgcagcagcgtatGATGGCTGTGCCTCATGGGCAGCACGGTGTGCGGCGGATCGACAGAAGGGCTGTCGATGCCTACCAGTACCAAGTGAGGGAAGGCGCAATGCAGATAAGCCACTGCTTCGGGTTCCAAAAACGCGTACGAGTTCCACGGAGACTCAGACGACGTCGGAGCACTAGCACTGTTGGTCACGGTTACGTCCACCCATGGTAGGGCCGCATCGTCCAGCGGAAGGAGACCGCGAAGAGGTCGCGTCAATGTCTCGCTAGTGCTTCCCCTGGTAGCGCCAGTTACCGTTGAGTTACACGTGATCAACAGCAGGCGCCACATTGGGCGGGACCCATCTCGAAAGGCTACAGGTAGTTTCGCTCGAGCCTTttccagcacctccaccgtgACCGCCACAGGGGCATTAGGAGCTAATGATTGCTGACATTcacgcagctccgccgcgaCATCCAGTACtacggcgtcgccgctgtaGTGCGCATCGTCGTAGTTGCGGTGAGATAGACTGCGGCAGAAGTGGTGTGGGCCATCGGCGTGTGTGCCGGCGTGCGAGCTTGTCATGGTGAGAATGCGGTTCGCGACAAAGCACGGATCCTCGGGAGAGCTGGACAAGTTTTCGTACTGTGAGACGCGCTGCACCGTCGGGTAACGCTGGCGCAGAAATCGAACAAACACGACCGACACGACGGCACTCATCacgaggcgcagcaggcggtgcgTCCACCGTCGCCAAAGGGCCTGCC from Leishmania panamensis strain MHOM/PA/94/PSC-1 chromosome 32 sequence includes these protein-coding regions:
- a CDS encoding hypothetical protein (TriTrypDB/GeneDB-style sysID: LpmP.32.1490) — encoded protein: MAAEFTELDEANRKVREWKREAKESAPVSLAGGVDLTMSLDDMQHVAPSLSPFQVLRTNDILTQLVYIPSVTTTAAASSAFGALVTLILTLQGSRAAVARQALWRRWTHRLLRLVMSAVVSVVFVRFLRQRYPTVQRVSQYENLSSSPEDPCFVANRILTMTSSHAGTHADGPHHFCRSLSHRNYDDAHYSGDAVVLDVAAELRECQQSLAPNAPVAVTVEVLEKARAKLPVAFRDGSRPMWRLLLITCNSTVTGATRGSTSETLTRPLRGLLPLDDAALPWVDVTVTNSASAPTSSESPWNSYAFLEPEAVAYLHCAFPHLVLVGIDSPSVDPPHTVLPMRHSHHTLLRCGIAILENLRYTRLFPLLERNPGESQRGWVSGSMLTVFNATQNYDDARGCSVVFFPEEPL